A part of Myxococcus fulvus genomic DNA contains:
- a CDS encoding CapA family protein produces the protein MFPSAFVLLALATSSGSSSELVPDVAHKFSTTPMGRSAELLSSAGSRSVRSALEMEVLTSAARRAGEESARAVVRGMAVGATRASASPDVMSVGEHAVRSGLSASSVAAVMSAGARSVMNVPVLASSTPSSTDSTVQPAPAGGLSDIGTAAARAGAGALQAAVLALNVPNPEAAELHYVRGLEALKQKDTPVAIQELSSCVKALPSRVDCRWELGWAYSVEGRWADSLTQWTEVQKLAPEHPDLETALAQARGQAALQAKLNQSPVASNRPPPPLDAKVRIRAVGDMMLGTTVPEGNLPPDGASSVIAGVRPLMEDADVTFANVEGPLCDNGSTKKCRSSRNCYAFRSPTAYGQVFKDAGVDLASTANNHSGDFGELCRRETEATLDALGIAWSGPPGSVATVDRNGLRIGMVAFHTSPSCNHLNNTETATALVRAAAVEHDIVIVSFHGGAEGGKALHVPQGREMFFGEDRGDLRLFTHAMVDAGAHVVIGHGPHVVRGMEFYKGRLIAYSLGNFATYGRFNLKGPQGLGMVLEVELDREGAFTGGRVLATKQVDKGIAVPDEKGAVIKLLRDLSTEDFPGSAARISEDGTIHPTGKGPVSARSAPVRR, from the coding sequence ATGTTCCCGTCCGCCTTCGTCCTGCTCGCGCTCGCCACCTCATCGGGTTCCTCCTCGGAGCTCGTGCCCGACGTCGCCCACAAGTTCTCCACAACGCCCATGGGCCGGAGCGCCGAGCTGTTGTCCTCGGCCGGCTCACGGTCCGTGCGCAGCGCGCTGGAGATGGAGGTGCTCACGAGCGCCGCTCGGCGCGCCGGCGAGGAGTCAGCGCGTGCGGTGGTACGGGGCATGGCCGTGGGCGCCACGAGGGCGAGCGCGTCCCCCGATGTGATGAGCGTGGGAGAGCATGCGGTGCGCTCCGGACTGAGCGCGTCGAGCGTGGCCGCCGTGATGAGCGCGGGAGCGCGCTCGGTGATGAACGTGCCGGTCCTGGCTTCCTCGACCCCCTCGTCGACCGATTCCACGGTGCAGCCCGCTCCAGCGGGAGGTCTCTCGGACATCGGGACCGCGGCCGCGCGTGCCGGTGCTGGCGCGCTCCAGGCCGCGGTTCTTGCGTTGAACGTCCCCAACCCCGAGGCCGCCGAGCTGCACTACGTCCGTGGTCTCGAGGCCCTCAAGCAGAAGGACACCCCTGTCGCCATCCAGGAGCTGTCCTCGTGTGTGAAGGCCCTGCCCTCGCGCGTGGACTGCCGCTGGGAGCTGGGGTGGGCGTACTCGGTGGAGGGCCGCTGGGCGGACTCTCTCACGCAGTGGACCGAGGTCCAGAAGCTCGCGCCCGAGCACCCGGACCTCGAGACCGCGCTGGCCCAGGCCCGAGGTCAGGCCGCGCTCCAGGCGAAGCTCAACCAGTCCCCCGTCGCCAGCAACCGCCCTCCCCCGCCGCTCGATGCCAAGGTCCGCATCCGCGCTGTGGGCGACATGATGCTCGGCACCACCGTCCCCGAGGGGAACCTACCACCGGATGGCGCCAGCAGCGTGATTGCCGGTGTGCGCCCGTTGATGGAGGACGCGGACGTCACCTTCGCGAACGTCGAGGGCCCGCTGTGCGACAACGGCTCGACGAAGAAGTGCCGCTCTTCCAGGAACTGCTACGCGTTCCGTTCGCCCACGGCCTACGGCCAGGTGTTCAAGGACGCGGGCGTGGACCTGGCGTCCACGGCGAACAACCACTCGGGTGACTTCGGCGAGCTGTGCCGTCGCGAGACGGAGGCGACACTGGATGCGCTCGGCATCGCGTGGAGCGGGCCGCCGGGCTCGGTGGCGACGGTGGACCGCAACGGGCTGCGCATCGGCATGGTGGCGTTCCACACGTCGCCCTCGTGCAACCACCTCAACAACACGGAGACCGCCACGGCGCTGGTGCGCGCGGCGGCCGTCGAGCACGACATCGTCATCGTCTCCTTCCACGGTGGCGCGGAGGGCGGCAAGGCGCTCCATGTCCCGCAGGGCCGTGAGATGTTCTTCGGCGAGGACCGCGGTGACTTGAGGCTCTTCACGCACGCGATGGTGGACGCGGGTGCGCACGTCGTCATCGGCCACGGTCCCCACGTCGTGCGCGGCATGGAGTTCTACAAGGGCCGACTCATCGCGTACTCGCTGGGGAACTTCGCGACGTATGGACGGTTCAACCTGAAGGGCCCGCAGGGGCTCGGCATGGTGCTCGAGGTGGAGCTGGACCGCGAGGGTGCCTTCACCGGCGGCCGTGTGCTGGCCACGAAGCAGGTGGACAAGGGCATCGCGGTTCCCGACGAGAAGGGCGCCGTCATCAAGCTGCTGAGGGACCTGTCCACCGAGGACTTCCCCGGCTCGGCGGCGCGCATCTCCGAGGACGGCACCATCCACCCGACGGGCAAGGGGCCCGTCTCCGCGCGCTCCGCGCCCGTGCGTCGCTAG
- a CDS encoding DoxX family protein has translation MNSVTLTEQPDFLKAAALLPPRLSLGSTMVVHGIAKLRKEGTEQHAGFFEQLGLKPARPLVLATGVTEVLAGVGAILGIATRPAAVAVLVTQAFAIAKVHGSKGFDNTKGGFEFNLALCAIALGLLLRGPGRLSVHSAVESQVKRKELRRFKLLPRQRRGSRLLDLLG, from the coding sequence ATGAACTCCGTGACGCTGACCGAGCAGCCGGACTTCCTCAAGGCGGCAGCCCTGCTGCCCCCTCGTCTGTCATTGGGCTCCACGATGGTGGTGCATGGCATCGCCAAGCTGCGCAAGGAGGGCACCGAGCAGCACGCGGGCTTCTTCGAACAGCTCGGCCTCAAGCCGGCCAGGCCCCTGGTGCTGGCCACGGGCGTGACCGAAGTCCTCGCGGGCGTGGGCGCCATCCTGGGCATCGCGACCCGACCCGCGGCGGTGGCGGTGCTCGTCACCCAGGCGTTCGCCATCGCGAAGGTGCATGGCTCCAAGGGCTTCGACAACACCAAGGGCGGCTTCGAGTTCAACCTCGCCCTGTGCGCCATCGCCCTCGGGTTGCTCCTGCGGGGTCCAGGTCGGCTGTCTGTGCACAGCGCGGTGGAGTCACAGGTGAAGCGCAAGGAGCTGCGGCGGTTCAAGCTGCTGCCGCGGCAGCGCCGGGGCTCCAGGCTCCTGGACCTCCTGGGTTAG
- a CDS encoding imm11 family protein, with amino-acid sequence MGLAPILHVKLATLFVEMAPDDVQTFPVSIKGQPDQYVILVATKLIRCIDEQASRVQFWDAEFAPPGREGTYFGVDDMRIDTSKVGNAKVFRAEGWDIPLIISADIKEALERLKPTGVKFTPV; translated from the coding sequence GTGGGGCTTGCCCCCATCCTCCACGTGAAGCTCGCGACCCTCTTCGTGGAGATGGCTCCCGACGACGTGCAGACCTTTCCCGTGAGCATCAAGGGCCAGCCGGACCAGTACGTCATCCTGGTGGCCACGAAGCTCATCCGATGCATCGACGAGCAGGCGTCCAGGGTGCAGTTCTGGGACGCTGAGTTCGCACCTCCTGGGAGAGAGGGAACGTACTTTGGCGTGGATGACATGCGCATCGACACGTCGAAGGTGGGCAACGCCAAGGTCTTCCGCGCGGAGGGTTGGGACATCCCCCTCATCATCTCCGCAGACATCAAGGAGGCCCTGGAGCGGCTGAAGCCCACGGGTGTGAAGTTCACTCCCGTCTGA
- a CDS encoding AHH domain-containing protein: protein MLLRWAAPLLLLVAVTGCTTSRVVRLDTGTDSYVVTPRKEPGAEVEAAELGDDEYEEAIAELAQGVRPFRNPMQETRELFGVPSRGGVYRYESRPPRLTPQRREDTEGPHLLASYADDELTRAYGQWCVRKDQPGDCLRLLEEGPLLASDGKYTWALAIAMDSVWEETTEALEGMADPSAVMATITATATMYLLLWALPEPVSKGVAATLTALAIAYLGVDTVWRLLDGWLTLVRDVDQATTFVQLHASGEAYGEVLGENAARVFVMLATAAIGSTAGLAAKAARLPGSAQAAMAVEARAGIQYAAMGSVQSVAVTAEGFTIALAPNALAMASRGMRSGKGQRHHLATNKNEISTVTGGPWTPEFRKLFRRAGMELKDPENIVRIVGHKGPHTEQYHSFIYKRLLQGLGECRKVTECQKALTSELRLLAQEAQTRGTEVYRLLMKQAVR, encoded by the coding sequence ATGTTGCTTCGCTGGGCGGCGCCGTTGCTCTTGCTCGTGGCCGTTACCGGCTGCACGACGAGTCGGGTCGTGCGGCTGGATACCGGGACTGATTCCTATGTCGTCACTCCTCGCAAGGAGCCAGGCGCAGAAGTGGAAGCGGCCGAACTCGGTGATGACGAATACGAGGAGGCCATCGCGGAACTCGCCCAGGGCGTGCGTCCGTTTCGCAACCCCATGCAGGAGACCCGAGAACTCTTCGGCGTGCCATCCCGTGGCGGTGTGTACCGATACGAGAGCCGCCCCCCGCGGCTTACACCTCAGCGTCGAGAGGACACGGAAGGGCCTCACTTGCTGGCGTCCTACGCAGACGACGAGCTGACGCGAGCCTACGGCCAATGGTGCGTGCGGAAGGATCAACCTGGGGACTGCTTGCGGTTGCTGGAGGAAGGCCCGCTGCTCGCCAGCGACGGCAAATACACGTGGGCCTTGGCCATCGCGATGGATTCCGTGTGGGAGGAGACGACCGAGGCATTGGAGGGCATGGCGGACCCCAGCGCGGTCATGGCCACCATCACCGCCACCGCGACGATGTACCTCCTGCTCTGGGCGCTACCTGAGCCCGTCTCGAAGGGCGTCGCGGCGACGTTGACTGCTCTCGCCATCGCCTACCTCGGGGTGGACACGGTGTGGCGGCTGCTGGACGGTTGGTTGACCCTGGTGCGCGATGTGGACCAGGCCACGACTTTCGTGCAGCTCCATGCTTCAGGCGAGGCCTACGGCGAAGTCCTCGGAGAGAATGCCGCACGCGTCTTCGTAATGCTGGCCACGGCCGCCATCGGAAGCACGGCCGGCCTGGCAGCGAAGGCCGCTAGACTTCCGGGCTCGGCGCAGGCTGCGATGGCCGTGGAGGCTCGAGCGGGTATCCAGTACGCCGCGATGGGGAGTGTGCAATCCGTCGCGGTGACGGCTGAAGGGTTCACCATCGCGCTCGCCCCCAATGCCCTGGCCATGGCGAGCCGGGGGATGCGCTCGGGCAAGGGACAGCGCCACCACCTCGCCACGAACAAGAACGAAATCTCCACCGTGACTGGCGGGCCCTGGACGCCAGAGTTCCGCAAGCTCTTCAGGAGAGCAGGGATGGAGCTGAAGGATCCCGAAAACATCGTCAGGATCGTGGGACACAAGGGGCCACACACCGAGCAGTATCACTCCTTCATCTACAAGCGATTGCTTCAAGGATTGGGAGAGTGCCGGAAGGTGACGGAGTGCCAAAAGGCGCTCACGAGCGAGTTGCGCCTTCTCGCCCAAGAAGCCCAGACCCGAGGAACGGAAGTCTACAGGCTGTTGATGAAACAGGCTGTGAGGTAG
- a CDS encoding imm11 family protein, whose translation MPKQPRYFSLEPDMQRGRWSLDEPLDGQGREMESFREFTSGRPSHVSGRLSIPIDVPGRPLEYSTAGAALTPVVHIKVATLFAELAPDDVQWIPVAIQGFPDTYQILVATKVVRCIDDKASREVLLWKPEDERPDKLGQYRSVAGLRIDRTKVGDAKVFRTWGWTVALIVTEDIKLAMERANVTGAKFEEV comes from the coding sequence ATGCCGAAACAACCTCGATACTTCTCGCTCGAGCCCGACATGCAGCGGGGGAGATGGTCCCTGGATGAACCGCTCGATGGCCAGGGCCGCGAGATGGAGAGCTTCAGGGAGTTCACGTCGGGACGGCCCAGTCATGTCTCGGGACGCCTGTCGATTCCCATCGACGTGCCGGGACGGCCGTTGGAATACAGCACAGCAGGCGCGGCCCTGACTCCCGTCGTCCACATCAAGGTGGCCACTCTCTTCGCGGAGCTGGCGCCCGATGATGTGCAGTGGATACCGGTGGCCATCCAAGGCTTCCCAGACACGTATCAAATACTCGTGGCCACGAAGGTTGTCCGGTGCATCGACGACAAGGCATCCAGAGAGGTTCTTCTTTGGAAGCCAGAGGACGAACGACCGGACAAGCTCGGTCAATACCGAAGCGTGGCGGGTCTGCGGATTGACCGCACGAAAGTGGGAGATGCCAAGGTCTTCCGAACCTGGGGATGGACCGTCGCTCTCATCGTCACCGAGGACATCAAGCTGGCCATGGAGCGCGCGAACGTCACGGGAGCAAAGTTCGAGGAAGTTTGA